In the Pyrolobus fumarii 1A genome, one interval contains:
- a CDS encoding class I SAM-dependent methyltransferase codes for MPDPRIIRDKYCSTATGYDELYREEQFEKYEVVFNEHRPKGVVADVGAGTCLLEEYFVTRNILSSVLYILALDLTPCMLDLCRERLSKLNVMHLVDIVECDAVHLPLRDNSVDESYAFTVFDLVSDAEKAIREQVRVTRKRAIYTLLKRAEAHRRFSLCQRYHGETSKDVICSPRAFNSN; via the coding sequence TTGCCCGACCCGCGTATAATCCGTGACAAGTATTGTTCGACTGCAACTGGCTACGACGAGCTATACCGGGAGGAACAGTTTGAGAAATATGAGGTTGTATTCAACGAGCATAGGCCGAAAGGGGTAGTGGCCGACGTAGGCGCAGGCACGTGCCTCCTTGAAGAGTATTTTGTAACTCGTAATATCCTATCAAGTGTTTTGTATATACTTGCGCTAGACTTAACGCCTTGTATGTTAGATTTGTGTAGGGAGAGGTTATCAAAACTAAATGTGATGCATTTAGTGGATATTGTTGAGTGTGATGCTGTTCATCTTCCGCTTCGGGATAACTCTGTTGACGAGAGCTATGCATTCACAGTTTTTGATCTTGTAAGTGATGCGGAGAAAGCCATACGTGAGCAAGTTAGAGTTACACGCAAACGCGCTATCTACACGTTATTGAAACGTGCGGAAGCTCATAGAAGATTTAGCCTATGTCAAAGGTATCATGGTGAGACGAGCAAGGACGTCATCTGCTCACCCAGGGCTTTCAACAGCAACTAG
- a CDS encoding tRNA lysidine(34) synthetase: MPPRLYKPRCARCGAPGEFTPSWAPNIALCRRHYIEAFRRRVRDALRKAKLKPRRVIVGVSGGKDSVALLDALAWVSRHEGFDVVGVTIDLHIPEYSRHALRVVVDVYNSVGVPYVIVDSREVLGVDTNCASEAYINNIVRRPTCALCGSIKRRILEEVAHALGADAIATGHTLDDLTAFTLVNMASGQEDEGFAVVEKGEQLMRLRPLLLVGERDTLNYVIARGLPFTETPCPFKPTRSLSSAMKAAAGSLRSRYPSIIGNLLRLAYYRVKPSAPQRCVYCGSPSQSMVCFTCRLTSTLLNTRICRR, from the coding sequence GTGCCACCTAGGCTCTACAAGCCAAGATGCGCTAGATGCGGCGCCCCTGGCGAGTTTACACCGTCCTGGGCACCTAACATAGCACTATGCCGTCGACATTACATAGAAGCTTTTAGGCGGCGCGTACGCGACGCCTTGCGCAAGGCTAAACTGAAGCCACGTCGTGTGATAGTTGGAGTGTCTGGAGGAAAGGATAGTGTCGCTCTTCTTGATGCCCTAGCGTGGGTGTCACGCCACGAGGGTTTCGATGTCGTAGGAGTCACGATAGACCTGCACATACCAGAGTATAGTAGACACGCGCTCCGTGTAGTTGTAGACGTATACAACTCTGTTGGCGTACCATACGTGATTGTCGATAGTAGAGAGGTTCTCGGCGTGGATACCAACTGTGCTAGTGAAGCTTATATAAACAATATTGTTAGAAGGCCTACCTGTGCACTTTGCGGCTCCATTAAGAGAAGGATTCTAGAGGAGGTTGCACATGCTCTCGGCGCAGATGCTATAGCAACTGGCCACACGCTTGATGATCTTACAGCGTTCACTCTAGTGAATATGGCTTCGGGACAAGAGGATGAGGGATTTGCAGTTGTAGAGAAGGGCGAGCAACTGATGAGGCTACGTCCACTGCTACTGGTGGGAGAGCGCGACACACTAAACTACGTAATTGCGCGGGGCTTGCCTTTCACCGAGACGCCGTGCCCCTTTAAGCCAACCCGTAGCTTATCATCTGCTATGAAAGCAGCTGCGGGTAGCCTCCGATCTAGGTATCCCTCCATAATCGGCAATCTACTGAGACTAGCCTATTACCGGGTTAAGCCTAGTGCACCTCAACGGTGTGTATACTGTGGTTCACCTTCACAATCCATGGTATGCTTTACGTGTAGGCTCACCTCAACGCTGCTCAACACGAGGATTTGTAGACGTTAA
- a CDS encoding VWA domain-containing protein, with translation MKEDLVSLCIRIAYRLRREGLQVGTSEIVDALRIAENLALLEGKELDKEILHDVIRAVFAHNDREETVVERVWREINQSQNSIARVIAAVEDDLRRLGLGWGSRIYSKKKLLNGPHAEERREAYSRLRLLGLIVRTPRGDVVLDRDAAIRRIRSLLRQYGSAWDALAASAARMISRGKLEWFALYAAPVDEEKLDGIEIDRIALAALQALQEGNRGLARKLASIVAKRLESGETPRDSWSAYKLLRNLDALTPRSLASLLRSEPRLALELLRSRESRDMLAEALRLLDANALRSILRKISHDRRGIGVAAGLLGEVDLSVWSEVRISRQPRSWEEAVVAIAGMLARAEQGFLAAARGDEAQLDYALYELEKVKQIDYSEAPDWAIRAIERYRERVEQLRSVIEGVSDAMIRLYSIVKRMQPDEALLYLREVYRSGDDHLKRTALRLAEIVWRRMEARAAKHAKRSSETIISQRGRVDVRRTVYNLVALRENPIVARKRRKKPSIALVLDTSGSMAKYTLWALLAASSFSGLVYTLTLFSSDVEIVQNAWKLSRRRIIELLFRVSFEGYTNISVALRETARVYTTPSKMVIVTDLCQTVEDERPSETAARLAREGWHLLFILPPRHCSNERRAVSEYATVRVVARPEDIPRFLSRLSGI, from the coding sequence TTGAAGGAAGACCTTGTGAGTCTATGCATACGCATTGCCTATAGGCTTAGACGCGAAGGTCTACAAGTCGGAACATCTGAAATCGTAGATGCACTGCGTATAGCCGAGAACCTCGCGCTTCTCGAGGGCAAGGAGCTTGACAAGGAGATACTCCACGATGTTATCCGTGCAGTTTTCGCGCATAACGATAGGGAGGAGACCGTTGTAGAGCGGGTGTGGAGGGAGATCAACCAGAGTCAAAACTCTATAGCTCGCGTTATAGCCGCCGTGGAGGACGATCTACGTAGGCTTGGTCTAGGCTGGGGCTCGAGGATATACTCGAAGAAGAAGCTTTTGAATGGCCCTCACGCCGAGGAGCGTAGAGAGGCATACTCGCGTCTACGCCTGCTTGGCCTCATTGTACGTACACCGCGTGGCGACGTTGTACTTGATCGGGATGCCGCAATTAGACGAATACGATCACTTCTACGTCAGTATGGGTCGGCATGGGATGCTCTTGCTGCTAGTGCGGCTCGCATGATATCTAGAGGTAAACTCGAATGGTTTGCACTCTATGCTGCGCCGGTTGACGAGGAGAAGCTCGATGGTATCGAGATAGATAGGATTGCTTTAGCCGCTTTACAGGCACTACAAGAGGGTAATCGCGGCCTAGCGCGTAAACTCGCAAGTATAGTTGCTAAGAGACTCGAATCGGGCGAGACCCCAAGAGACTCTTGGAGCGCTTACAAATTGCTCCGTAATCTCGATGCGCTGACTCCACGTAGTCTGGCTAGTCTGTTGCGCAGCGAGCCCCGTCTGGCCCTAGAGTTGCTGAGAAGCCGCGAATCACGCGACATGCTGGCCGAGGCTCTTCGCCTGCTTGATGCTAACGCTCTCCGCTCCATACTCCGCAAGATCTCGCATGATCGCAGAGGTATTGGTGTTGCAGCGGGGCTCCTAGGCGAGGTGGATCTCAGCGTTTGGAGCGAAGTTAGGATATCAAGGCAGCCTAGAAGCTGGGAAGAGGCTGTTGTTGCAATTGCAGGTATGCTTGCTCGTGCCGAGCAGGGCTTCTTAGCTGCAGCCAGGGGGGATGAAGCACAACTAGACTATGCTCTCTACGAGTTAGAGAAAGTGAAACAGATAGACTATAGTGAGGCGCCAGATTGGGCTATCAGGGCCATCGAGAGGTACCGGGAGCGTGTCGAACAGCTACGCTCTGTTATTGAGGGTGTAAGCGATGCGATGATACGTCTTTATTCTATCGTAAAGCGCATGCAACCGGATGAGGCTCTTCTCTATCTCCGGGAGGTTTACAGAAGCGGCGACGATCATCTTAAGCGCACCGCCCTGAGGCTTGCCGAGATAGTATGGCGTAGGATGGAAGCACGTGCAGCTAAACATGCGAAGAGGAGCAGTGAAACCATAATCTCGCAGAGAGGCCGGGTAGATGTTAGACGGACAGTGTATAACCTGGTCGCGCTGAGAGAGAATCCTATTGTCGCCAGGAAGCGTAGAAAGAAGCCTAGTATAGCGCTCGTTCTCGATACTAGTGGCAGCATGGCCAAGTACACTCTATGGGCGCTTCTTGCGGCTTCCAGTTTCTCGGGTCTCGTGTATACCCTTACGCTCTTCTCAAGTGACGTAGAAATAGTTCAGAATGCCTGGAAGCTTTCGCGCCGCAGGATTATAGAGTTACTCTTCCGCGTATCATTCGAAGGCTATACTAACATTTCAGTAGCCCTCCGCGAAACAGCACGAGTCTACACAACACCCTCGAAGATGGTTATAGTCACTGACTTGTGCCAGACAGTTGAAGACGAGAGACCATCAGAAACCGCGGCTAGATTAGCTCGAGAGGGGTGGCACCTTCTCTTCATACTACCGCCGCGCCACTGTAGTAACGAGCGCAGGGCTGTGTCCGAGTATGCTACAGTCAGGGTTGTCGCCCGGCCAGAGGATATACCAAGGTTTCTCTCGCGTCTCTCAGGTATCTAG
- a CDS encoding AAA family ATPase: MSVDADDPIVRKVYEIYGQVVETRKPVRNPDEMVRILRDEYRLIVDKRLVSLVLAAFMAGRPVLFEGPPGTGKTEIGEAILTLWAGKTAFVLPCSENYDEYRVIGDFHPLMAMKYGFNEESYIPRPLLAAIILDAGVLVDEIRRSSEEFQNMLLDIIDKRRIIVPELRKVFRARGPGFQVIFTSNPEDIGQGELSDAFLRRVVRIRFDYPPPEREAEIVRIRLDSRAKLPDELLRSMIAVVNELRKRASYKPGPADTVTWARVAARLAELRGSDTVDVRDVIEAATVTLYKRVEEEEVVDEVLREVFGV, encoded by the coding sequence ATGAGTGTTGACGCCGATGACCCCATCGTGAGGAAAGTGTATGAGATCTATGGGCAGGTGGTTGAGACACGAAAACCGGTACGTAATCCAGACGAAATGGTACGCATACTCAGGGATGAATACCGTCTAATAGTAGACAAGAGGCTAGTGTCACTGGTATTAGCGGCGTTTATGGCGGGCAGGCCGGTGCTATTTGAGGGGCCACCCGGCACCGGCAAGACTGAGATTGGTGAGGCTATACTTACTCTCTGGGCCGGGAAGACCGCCTTCGTGTTACCCTGTAGCGAGAACTATGACGAGTACCGAGTTATCGGTGATTTCCACCCATTGATGGCCATGAAATATGGTTTCAACGAGGAGAGCTACATACCTAGGCCCCTACTAGCTGCCATAATACTGGATGCTGGCGTCCTTGTCGACGAGATTAGAAGGAGTAGCGAGGAATTCCAAAACATGCTTCTTGACATAATTGACAAGAGGCGCATAATAGTACCCGAGCTTAGGAAGGTGTTTAGAGCCAGAGGCCCAGGATTCCAAGTGATCTTCACTAGTAACCCAGAGGATATCGGGCAGGGCGAACTTAGCGATGCTTTCCTGAGAAGAGTCGTAAGGATACGCTTCGACTATCCGCCTCCCGAGCGCGAAGCAGAGATCGTACGCATAAGGCTCGATTCAAGGGCTAAACTTCCCGACGAGCTGCTTCGTTCTATGATAGCCGTTGTTAACGAGTTGAGAAAGAGAGCCTCGTATAAACCGGGTCCTGCCGATACTGTCACATGGGCTAGAGTGGCGGCGAGGCTTGCAGAACTGCGTGGAAGCGATACAGTTGACGTTAGGGACGTTATTGAGGCTGCAACGGTAACTCTATACAAGAGGGTTGAGGAAGAGGAGGTAGTGGACGAGGTTCTAAGGGAGGTCTTCGGAGTTTGA
- the ileS gene encoding isoleucine--tRNA ligase, whose amino-acid sequence MPVVGKVEGSYDPWRVEDWVKSFWEKERIYSKLREWRRGRRRFFFLDGPPYPSSDIPHAGTAWNKVLKDAVLRYRRMAGFDTWDKPGYDCHGLPIEVQVEKRLGIKVKREIEEKIGIERFVELCKEFALTNVQGLTRWFKELGVFMDWDNPYLTLRDDYIEAEWWLIKRAWEEGLLERELRVVYWCPRCGTTLAEYEIEYRELTDPSIYVKFKLEGRENEYIVIWTTTPWTLPANAFVMIHPDAEYARVRVGNEILIMARTRVEKVMEEAGISNYEIVDVVKGSELVGLRYIHPLEDVIPLQSKLKKFHEIVAAPEFVTLYEGTGLVHAAPGHGFEDFQVAVKRGWSDAIVAPIDDEGRFTEDAGPLKGLRAREANPTIIDMLRERGALLHAGEISHRYPVCWRCKSPVLLRATPQWIIKVTKLKEKLVKEVKKANWIPSWALDRIMSMLENLQDWVLSRQRYWGAPLPVWICEKCGNTIVVGSLKELVELGGEKPRELHRPWVDRVTLRCPKCGGNARRVPDVMDVWLDSGVAFYASLGHPERIEFSPVDFITEGHDQTRGWFFSLLRAGVIGFGSVPYRNVLVHGFMLDEKGREMHKSLGNYVDTAEIIKKAGRDPFRLWVLQNTTWEDARFSWKALEQARKDLSIVWNVFVFASTYMSLDKFDPTRHKLDELLDKLEAEDRWLLSRLQRLIGRVTRAFEEYRIHEAARAIREFILEDVSRWYIRLIRRRVWLEEENISKITAYATLYHVLRSWLAMASTITPFITEYLYQTFVKPAEPDAPPSVAMLEWPQIDKRLIDEQLEKDMAIVREVVEAAASARMKAGLKLRQPVREIIVFTSDERVSEAVERLSRIVLEQANAKKVSVRSAAELEELLTYDVEPVYARLGPKYRKLTSRIVEYLKSNADKVARDIIREGVHRTVIDGVEVTIEREDVNIRAKPRVGFAIAETSWGSVAVDTRLTEEEIAEGLARDVVRRIQYMRKMLNLPVDAYVEVVVAGPSDALKLLEKLEEYVKSETRAARLLLTSDEHAAREAGGLVMEWEIGDEKFVISVRPAGSAG is encoded by the coding sequence ATGCCCGTTGTTGGTAAGGTTGAGGGCAGCTACGATCCATGGCGTGTCGAGGATTGGGTTAAGAGCTTCTGGGAGAAGGAGAGGATATACTCGAAGCTGCGCGAGTGGCGCAGAGGTAGGCGCCGTTTCTTCTTCCTTGACGGGCCTCCCTATCCTAGCAGCGACATACCGCATGCCGGTACAGCGTGGAACAAGGTATTGAAGGATGCTGTGCTACGATATAGGAGGATGGCGGGGTTCGACACCTGGGATAAGCCTGGTTACGACTGCCACGGTCTACCGATAGAGGTGCAGGTAGAGAAGAGGCTTGGTATAAAGGTAAAGAGGGAGATCGAGGAGAAGATAGGGATCGAGAGGTTCGTGGAACTGTGTAAGGAGTTCGCTCTTACAAACGTGCAGGGCCTCACAAGGTGGTTTAAGGAACTCGGCGTCTTCATGGACTGGGATAACCCCTACCTCACCCTCCGGGACGATTACATTGAGGCCGAGTGGTGGCTAATTAAGAGAGCATGGGAAGAGGGCCTCCTGGAGCGCGAGCTGCGCGTTGTCTATTGGTGCCCGCGCTGCGGCACGACACTAGCCGAGTATGAAATAGAGTACCGCGAGCTTACAGACCCATCCATCTATGTCAAGTTCAAGCTCGAAGGTAGAGAAAACGAATACATAGTCATCTGGACGACAACCCCATGGACTCTGCCTGCTAACGCTTTTGTAATGATACACCCGGATGCCGAGTACGCCAGGGTAAGGGTAGGCAACGAGATACTCATCATGGCGCGCACTCGCGTAGAGAAAGTTATGGAGGAAGCCGGGATCTCAAACTATGAGATAGTCGATGTAGTAAAGGGTTCTGAGCTTGTAGGCCTAAGGTATATCCACCCGCTCGAAGATGTTATCCCGCTTCAGTCCAAGCTCAAAAAGTTCCACGAGATCGTCGCCGCTCCCGAGTTTGTGACACTCTATGAGGGTACGGGTCTCGTCCACGCCGCTCCAGGCCACGGTTTCGAAGACTTCCAGGTAGCCGTGAAGCGCGGATGGAGTGATGCCATCGTGGCACCAATAGACGATGAGGGGAGATTCACCGAGGATGCAGGTCCCCTTAAGGGGCTCCGGGCTCGCGAGGCAAACCCAACTATAATTGACATGCTTCGCGAGCGGGGAGCCCTACTCCACGCTGGCGAGATTAGTCACAGGTATCCGGTCTGCTGGAGATGCAAGTCACCCGTTCTCCTTCGCGCCACGCCCCAATGGATAATCAAGGTGACAAAACTGAAAGAGAAGCTGGTCAAGGAGGTGAAGAAGGCTAACTGGATACCATCCTGGGCTCTAGACCGTATAATGTCTATGCTAGAGAATCTACAGGATTGGGTTCTCAGCAGACAGAGGTATTGGGGTGCGCCGCTACCGGTCTGGATATGCGAGAAGTGTGGCAACACCATAGTGGTTGGCAGTCTTAAGGAGCTTGTAGAGCTTGGCGGGGAAAAGCCTCGCGAACTTCACCGTCCTTGGGTAGACCGTGTTACGCTACGCTGCCCGAAGTGTGGCGGTAACGCTCGCAGAGTACCAGACGTGATGGACGTCTGGCTTGACAGCGGTGTCGCTTTCTACGCGTCACTCGGCCACCCGGAGAGGATAGAATTCAGCCCAGTCGACTTCATAACAGAGGGTCACGACCAGACGCGTGGCTGGTTCTTCAGCTTGCTACGTGCTGGCGTTATTGGCTTCGGTAGCGTACCTTACCGCAACGTACTCGTCCACGGATTCATGCTTGACGAGAAAGGTCGCGAGATGCACAAGAGCCTTGGCAACTATGTTGACACCGCCGAGATCATAAAGAAGGCCGGCCGCGACCCATTCCGCCTATGGGTACTCCAGAACACTACTTGGGAGGATGCAAGGTTCTCGTGGAAGGCTCTCGAGCAGGCTAGGAAAGACTTGAGCATCGTGTGGAATGTGTTCGTCTTCGCATCGACCTACATGAGCCTAGATAAGTTCGACCCGACTAGACACAAACTCGATGAGCTTCTCGATAAGCTGGAAGCTGAAGATAGATGGCTACTTTCGAGGCTACAGAGGCTGATAGGGAGGGTAACCAGGGCTTTCGAAGAATATAGGATACATGAAGCTGCAAGAGCAATCCGCGAGTTCATACTAGAGGACGTCAGCAGATGGTACATTCGCCTTATAAGGAGACGCGTATGGCTAGAAGAGGAGAACATATCAAAGATCACCGCATACGCTACACTCTATCACGTGCTCCGCTCGTGGCTCGCTATGGCCTCGACCATAACACCGTTCATCACCGAGTACCTCTACCAGACTTTTGTTAAGCCCGCTGAGCCAGACGCGCCGCCAAGCGTAGCAATGCTAGAATGGCCGCAGATAGACAAGAGACTAATTGACGAGCAGCTAGAGAAGGACATGGCAATTGTGCGCGAGGTTGTTGAGGCGGCTGCATCTGCGCGTATGAAGGCTGGGCTTAAGCTTAGGCAGCCGGTACGCGAGATAATTGTGTTTACTAGTGACGAGAGAGTATCCGAAGCTGTTGAGAGGCTATCAAGGATAGTATTGGAGCAGGCTAATGCGAAGAAGGTTAGTGTTAGGAGCGCGGCTGAACTCGAAGAACTCCTAACTTATGATGTTGAGCCGGTCTATGCTAGGCTGGGTCCCAAGTATCGCAAGCTCACATCAAGGATAGTAGAGTATCTAAAGTCTAATGCAGACAAAGTAGCACGCGATATCATACGCGAAGGTGTACACAGGACCGTGATAGACGGTGTAGAAGTAACTATTGAGAGAGAGGATGTCAACATTAGAGCTAAGCCTAGAGTTGGATTTGCCATTGCAGAGACCAGCTGGGGTAGTGTAGCTGTAGACACGAGGCTCACCGAGGAGGAGATTGCTGAGGGTCTAGCGAGGGATGTTGTACGCCGCATACAGTACATGAGGAAGATGCTAAACCTGCCGGTCGACGCGTATGTGGAGGTTGTGGTTGCTGGCCCGAGCGACGCTCTCAAGCTTCTAGAGAAGCTCGAGGAGTACGTGAAGAGTGAGACGAGAGCAGCTAGGCTGCTGCTAACTAGCGACGAGCACGCAGCTAGAGAAGCCGGAGGCCTAGTGATGGAATGGGAGATTGGAGATGAGAAGTTTGTGATAAGTGTTAGGCCGGCGGGCTCGGCCGGTTGA
- a CDS encoding YkgJ family cysteine cluster protein: MYCCFFSREEEAPVVFSWEARRLEELLEEHGVPIENVELKPLEVYRDDKDRCVVLLYRWVIRGFCPFYDVASRGCRIHPEKPSACRMYPLLLEVPSGRLSVSGACKWIEENMWVTKRGDLLGKIFPSEIEIAKKVFADYVAAVQLLREEGFRKVNGIEGCREILDFEEFVASAGDSRGEEKEGG; encoded by the coding sequence ATGTACTGCTGTTTCTTTTCGCGTGAGGAAGAGGCTCCTGTAGTCTTCTCCTGGGAGGCTAGGAGGCTAGAGGAGCTTCTAGAGGAGCATGGCGTACCCATTGAAAACGTCGAGTTGAAGCCCCTCGAGGTGTATCGCGATGACAAGGATAGATGTGTTGTGCTCCTGTACCGCTGGGTTATTAGAGGGTTCTGCCCGTTCTACGATGTTGCATCTCGCGGTTGCCGGATACATCCAGAGAAGCCCAGCGCTTGTAGGATGTACCCGTTGCTTCTCGAGGTGCCGTCCGGCCGTCTGAGCGTGAGCGGCGCGTGTAAGTGGATCGAGGAAAATATGTGGGTGACTAAGAGGGGCGACCTGCTCGGGAAGATATTTCCCAGCGAGATCGAGATAGCGAAGAAAGTATTCGCGGATTATGTTGCTGCAGTCCAACTGCTGCGTGAGGAGGGGTTCAGGAAAGTTAATGGGATTGAGGGTTGTAGGGAGATACTTGATTTTGAGGAGTTTGTAGCGTCGGCTGGGGATAGCCGTGGCGAAGAGAAAGAGGGTGGTTAG
- a CDS encoding putative RNA uridine N3 methyltransferase — translation MAGDWPPPPREKELEIVVPASVLSVEPSLQLKTVKAGVIGRAAAVFRASRIVLYVDRAEAWRDLETFRKLLEYLATPPYLRKRVYPPGVPELRYAGLLPPLQIPTHGVGGPKEGEIREAYVLRKRGRSVVVDAGLEEEVEVDLPRGVQVNRGERILVKIVSLTPPILEYVENPPVYTGYRVATFDSLGDYLRSARKDTLLIATSRRGRRIDEVVDELRKKLGEKKRVALLFGSPREGLYEIAEREGIKLDESVDAVVNVVPNQGTLTVRTEEAVWAALSLLNILLG, via the coding sequence ATGGCTGGTGACTGGCCGCCTCCGCCTAGGGAGAAGGAGCTCGAGATAGTAGTGCCAGCGAGCGTTCTTAGCGTCGAGCCATCACTACAGTTGAAGACAGTTAAGGCAGGAGTTATTGGACGTGCAGCTGCTGTGTTCAGAGCGAGCCGTATAGTATTGTATGTGGACCGTGCTGAGGCCTGGAGGGACCTAGAGACATTCCGAAAGCTACTGGAGTATCTAGCGACGCCGCCCTACCTCCGCAAGCGCGTCTACCCGCCAGGGGTCCCAGAGTTGAGATACGCTGGTCTCCTGCCGCCACTCCAGATACCAACCCATGGTGTGGGAGGACCGAAGGAAGGCGAGATTCGAGAAGCTTATGTGTTGCGCAAGAGAGGGCGTAGTGTAGTTGTTGATGCGGGTTTGGAGGAGGAGGTCGAAGTCGACTTACCAAGAGGTGTGCAAGTGAATAGAGGTGAGCGCATACTGGTCAAGATAGTGTCGTTGACGCCGCCTATCCTAGAGTATGTGGAGAACCCGCCAGTCTATACCGGCTACCGTGTTGCCACCTTTGACTCGCTCGGCGACTACCTGCGCAGTGCGAGGAAGGACACTCTCCTGATAGCAACGTCTAGGCGTGGACGGCGGATAGACGAGGTTGTAGACGAGCTCCGGAAGAAGCTTGGCGAGAAGAAGAGGGTGGCGCTCCTCTTCGGCTCGCCGCGTGAAGGACTCTATGAGATCGCTGAAAGGGAGGGCATAAAGCTAGACGAGAGCGTAGACGCTGTGGTTAACGTAGTGCCGAATCAGGGTACGCTTACTGTCAGAACAGAGGAGGCGGTATGGGCTGCCCTATCGCTCCTCAACATACTCCTAGGTTAG
- a CDS encoding 50S ribosomal protein L3, which yields MGARKKHAPRRGSLGLRPRKRASRLIPKIRSWPEVKSEKPLPLAFLAYKAGMTHVFMIDDRPGSTTEGKEIFVPVTILEAPPMVVLAVRVYGYDPNIGLYTLTEAWARPEDLVQQYNLDIYRVLPKTFRVPDPEQQLKKIEELLPKVYDVRIIAATQPRLVGGLSKKKPDLIEIKIGGGSGIEERFQYAASILGKTFTVRDVFQEGQLVDVIAVTKGKGFQGVIKRFGVKELPKWHKHRKGSRRIGARSPGIGAISPVPQPGQMGFHRRTEYNKRILKIGDNGWEVTPAGGFLHYGIVRSTYVMLAGSVPGPAKRPIVLRHPVRPTWTPPGPPRITYISLASKQGN from the coding sequence GTGGGCGCACGAAAGAAACACGCGCCACGACGAGGTAGTCTTGGTTTAAGGCCCAGGAAGAGAGCGTCGAGGTTAATACCTAAGATTAGAAGCTGGCCAGAGGTGAAGTCGGAGAAGCCTCTGCCACTAGCCTTCCTAGCCTACAAGGCTGGAATGACGCACGTCTTTATGATCGACGATAGACCCGGGAGCACGACCGAGGGCAAGGAGATATTCGTGCCGGTGACGATCCTAGAGGCTCCCCCGATGGTAGTCCTTGCCGTCCGAGTATATGGATACGACCCGAACATAGGCTTGTATACATTGACGGAGGCGTGGGCACGCCCAGAGGACCTAGTCCAGCAGTACAACCTTGACATCTACCGTGTATTGCCTAAGACGTTCCGTGTGCCCGATCCCGAGCAGCAGCTAAAGAAGATCGAGGAACTTCTCCCGAAGGTGTATGATGTCAGGATAATTGCGGCTACTCAACCCAGGCTTGTCGGCGGTCTTAGCAAGAAGAAGCCGGACCTAATCGAGATTAAGATTGGTGGTGGATCGGGTATCGAAGAGAGGTTCCAGTATGCGGCTTCCATCCTAGGTAAGACGTTCACAGTGCGTGACGTCTTCCAGGAGGGTCAGCTAGTGGATGTAATTGCGGTCACGAAGGGCAAGGGCTTCCAGGGTGTCATCAAGAGGTTCGGTGTTAAGGAGCTGCCAAAGTGGCACAAGCACCGCAAGGGTAGCAGGAGGATTGGTGCCAGAAGCCCTGGCATCGGCGCTATAAGCCCGGTGCCTCAGCCCGGTCAGATGGGCTTCCACAGGCGCACCGAGTATAACAAGAGGATATTGAAGATAGGCGATAATGGCTGGGAGGTCACGCCGGCCGGCGGCTTCCTACACTATGGTATCGTCCGGAGCACCTACGTGATGCTTGCGGGTAGCGTCCCCGGCCCGGCAAAGAGGCCGATAGTGCTGAGACATCCCGTGAGACCGACATGGACCCCACCAGGGCCGCCGCGCATTACATACATCAGCCTGGCTAGCAAGCAGGGCAACTGA
- the rpl4p gene encoding 50S ribosomal protein L4 translates to MLGTTMFLLMKEPPTVPIYDVNGEKVDEVKLPKVFGLPIRKDLIRRAFHSEFTARLQPKGRDPMAGKRTSARSFGVGLGIARVPRIPGTGRAAFIPSAVGGRLAFPPTPLKKLHEEINKKEKKLATASALAATAVIEMVRQRGHVFSAPAVPVVVVDEVEEKIRSTREARALLEKLGLWPDIVRAQEKTRQRAGKGKMRGRRYVTPKSVLFVLSSHTSPFAKAVANLPGVDVATPSYVNVLLLAPGGHPGRLMLVTRSALEALGKRFEADLP, encoded by the coding sequence ATGCTAGGTACGACCATGTTCCTCCTCATGAAGGAGCCGCCAACAGTGCCAATCTACGACGTCAACGGAGAGAAGGTAGACGAGGTTAAACTACCAAAGGTGTTCGGGCTGCCAATCCGCAAGGACCTGATACGCCGTGCGTTCCACTCTGAATTCACAGCAAGGCTTCAGCCCAAAGGCCGTGACCCAATGGCTGGCAAGAGGACGAGCGCTAGGAGCTTTGGTGTGGGTCTAGGTATCGCGAGGGTGCCGAGGATACCCGGCACCGGCAGAGCAGCGTTCATACCCTCGGCTGTTGGTGGCCGTCTAGCCTTCCCACCCACGCCGCTCAAGAAGCTACACGAGGAGATCAACAAGAAGGAGAAGAAGCTCGCCACGGCCTCGGCGCTAGCCGCTACAGCCGTAATCGAGATGGTAAGGCAGAGAGGCCACGTGTTCAGCGCGCCAGCAGTGCCGGTGGTAGTAGTAGATGAGGTCGAGGAGAAGATACGCAGCACGCGCGAGGCGAGAGCATTGCTAGAGAAGCTAGGGCTCTGGCCGGACATAGTGCGTGCCCAGGAGAAGACCAGGCAGAGAGCTGGCAAGGGTAAGATGAGAGGGCGTCGCTACGTCACACCAAAGAGCGTACTGTTCGTGTTGAGTAGTCACACCTCGCCATTTGCAAAGGCAGTTGCCAACCTGCCGGGCGTCGACGTCGCTACACCGAGCTACGTGAACGTGCTATTGCTAGCGCCGGGAGGCCACCCAGGAAGGCTAATGCTTGTAACCAGGTCAGCTCTAGAGGCTCTTGGGAAGAGGTTCGAGGCTGACCTGCCATGA